A DNA window from Vigna angularis cultivar LongXiaoDou No.4 chromosome 1, ASM1680809v1, whole genome shotgun sequence contains the following coding sequences:
- the LOC108344351 gene encoding agamous-like MADS-box protein AGL19 isoform X1 translates to MVRGKTQMKRIENETSRQVTFSKRRNGLLKKAFELSVLCDAEVALIIFSTRGRLYEFSSSTSRCSSINKTVERYQRKIKDLGDSHKGVHENTQILKDGDMSMAKTIEHLENSRRKLLGDELDTCSLDELRQLENQLERSLEKIRARKNQLFMERIEKLKEEEKCLLQVNKRLREQYLIERGRYLSDEDLEVVKKKREEEVETELFIGRPEKQMTLKLKAASHDSAHKYLHMQN, encoded by the exons ATGGTGAGGGGGAAAACTCAGATGAAGCGAATCGAAAACGAAACGAGTAGGCAAGTCACCTTCTCCAAGAGAAGGAACGGCTTGCTGAAAAAGGCCTTTGAGCTTTCGGTGCTGTGCGATGCTGAGGTCGCActcatcatcttctccaccaGAGGGAGGCTTTACGAGTTCTCCAGTTCAACTTCAAG ATGCTCCAGTATAAACAAAACAGTTGAACGCTATCAAAGGAAAATCAAAGACCTTGGTGACAGCCACAAAGGAGTCCATGAAAATACACAG ATTCTGAAGGACGGTGATATGAGCATGGCAAAGACGATCGAGCACCTAGAAAATTCCAGAAG GAAGCTTTTGGGAGATGAATTGGATACATGCAGTCTTGACGAGTTACGACAGCTAGAGAACCAGCTCGAACGCAGCTTGGAAAAAATTAGGGCAAGAAAG AATCAATTGTTCATGGAGCGAATTGAGAAGTTAAAAGAAGAG GAAAAGTGCTTACTCCAGGTAAATAAACGCTTACGCGAGCAG TACCTGATTGAAAGAGGGCGTTATTTGAGTGATGAGGATTTGGAAGTGGTGAAAAAGAAGAGGGAAGAAGAGGTGGAGACAGAGTTATTCATAGGAAGACCTGAGAAACAAATGACGTTAAAGTTGAAAGCAGCAAGCCATGATAGTGCTCATAAATACCTACACATGCAAAATTAA
- the LOC108344351 gene encoding agamous-like MADS-box protein AGL19 isoform X2, producing the protein MVRGKTQMKRIENETSRQVTFSKRRNGLLKKAFELSVLCDAEVALIIFSTRGRLYEFSSSTSSINKTVERYQRKIKDLGDSHKGVHENTQILKDGDMSMAKTIEHLENSRRKLLGDELDTCSLDELRQLENQLERSLEKIRARKNQLFMERIEKLKEEEKCLLQVNKRLREQYLIERGRYLSDEDLEVVKKKREEEVETELFIGRPEKQMTLKLKAASHDSAHKYLHMQN; encoded by the exons ATGGTGAGGGGGAAAACTCAGATGAAGCGAATCGAAAACGAAACGAGTAGGCAAGTCACCTTCTCCAAGAGAAGGAACGGCTTGCTGAAAAAGGCCTTTGAGCTTTCGGTGCTGTGCGATGCTGAGGTCGCActcatcatcttctccaccaGAGGGAGGCTTTACGAGTTCTCCAGTTCAACTTCAAG TATAAACAAAACAGTTGAACGCTATCAAAGGAAAATCAAAGACCTTGGTGACAGCCACAAAGGAGTCCATGAAAATACACAG ATTCTGAAGGACGGTGATATGAGCATGGCAAAGACGATCGAGCACCTAGAAAATTCCAGAAG GAAGCTTTTGGGAGATGAATTGGATACATGCAGTCTTGACGAGTTACGACAGCTAGAGAACCAGCTCGAACGCAGCTTGGAAAAAATTAGGGCAAGAAAG AATCAATTGTTCATGGAGCGAATTGAGAAGTTAAAAGAAGAG GAAAAGTGCTTACTCCAGGTAAATAAACGCTTACGCGAGCAG TACCTGATTGAAAGAGGGCGTTATTTGAGTGATGAGGATTTGGAAGTGGTGAAAAAGAAGAGGGAAGAAGAGGTGGAGACAGAGTTATTCATAGGAAGACCTGAGAAACAAATGACGTTAAAGTTGAAAGCAGCAAGCCATGATAGTGCTCATAAATACCTACACATGCAAAATTAA
- the LOC108344351 gene encoding agamous-like MADS-box protein AGL14 isoform X3 — protein MVRGKTQMKRIENETSRQVTFSKRRNGLLKKAFELSVLCDAEVALIIFSTRGRLYEFSSSTSRCSSINKTVERYQRKIKDLGDSHKGVHENTQILKDGDMSMAKTIEHLENSRRKLLGDELDTCSLDELRQLENQLERSLEKIRARKNQLFMERIEKLKEEEKCLLQYLIERGRYLSDEDLEVVKKKREEEVETELFIGRPEKQMTLKLKAASHDSAHKYLHMQN, from the exons ATGGTGAGGGGGAAAACTCAGATGAAGCGAATCGAAAACGAAACGAGTAGGCAAGTCACCTTCTCCAAGAGAAGGAACGGCTTGCTGAAAAAGGCCTTTGAGCTTTCGGTGCTGTGCGATGCTGAGGTCGCActcatcatcttctccaccaGAGGGAGGCTTTACGAGTTCTCCAGTTCAACTTCAAG ATGCTCCAGTATAAACAAAACAGTTGAACGCTATCAAAGGAAAATCAAAGACCTTGGTGACAGCCACAAAGGAGTCCATGAAAATACACAG ATTCTGAAGGACGGTGATATGAGCATGGCAAAGACGATCGAGCACCTAGAAAATTCCAGAAG GAAGCTTTTGGGAGATGAATTGGATACATGCAGTCTTGACGAGTTACGACAGCTAGAGAACCAGCTCGAACGCAGCTTGGAAAAAATTAGGGCAAGAAAG AATCAATTGTTCATGGAGCGAATTGAGAAGTTAAAAGAAGAG GAAAAGTGCTTACTCCAG TACCTGATTGAAAGAGGGCGTTATTTGAGTGATGAGGATTTGGAAGTGGTGAAAAAGAAGAGGGAAGAAGAGGTGGAGACAGAGTTATTCATAGGAAGACCTGAGAAACAAATGACGTTAAAGTTGAAAGCAGCAAGCCATGATAGTGCTCATAAATACCTACACATGCAAAATTAA
- the LOC108344337 gene encoding protein FIZZY-RELATED 2, producing MDRSAARLNVPTPVASGPSAEATLRHVDRLINSNHYTSPSRTIYSDRFIPSRSASKFALFDIASPPEGRDDSSSAYTTLLRTALFGPDAAGLAPPLTPQKTASPPMTLPSRNIFRYKSETRQSMHSLSPFMCDDSVPGVNHGPVKAPRKVPRSPFKVLDAPALQDDFYLNLVDWSSHNVLAVGLGNCVYLWNACSSKVTKLCDLGIDDLVCSVGWAQRGTHLAVGTSNGKVQIWDASRCKKIRSMEGHRLRVGALAWSSSLLSSGGRDKNIYQRDIRAQEDFVSKLSGHKSEVCGLKWSYDNRELASGGNDNRLFVWNQHSTQPVLKYCEHTAAVKAIAWSPHLHGLLASGGGTADRCIRFWNTTTNSHLSCMDTGSQVCNLVWSKNVNELVSTHGYSQNQIIVWRYPTMSKLATLTGHTYRVLYLAISPDGQTIVTGAGDETLRFWNVFPSPKSQNTDNEIGASSLGRTIIR from the exons ATGGACCGCTCCGCCGCCCGACTCAATGTCCCTACGCCGGTAGCCTCCGGACCCTCTGCGGAGGCCACTCTACGCCACGTGGACCGCCTCATAAACTCCAATCACTACACGTCGCCTTCCAGGACAATCTACTCCGACCGCTTCATTCCCAGCAGATCTGCGTCCAAATTCGCGCTCTTCGATATCGCCTCGCCACCCGAGGGCCGCGACGACAGCTCCAGCGCCTACACCACGCTCCTCCGCACCGCCCTCTTCGGCCCCGATGCCGCCGGCCTGGCGCCGCCCCTCACGCCGCAGAAAACGGCCTCGCCGCCCATGACGCTCCCCAGCCGGAATATTTTCCGGTACAAGAGCGAGACGCGCCAGTCCATGCACTCGCTCTCGCCGTTCATGTGCGACGATTCCGTACCCGGGGTTAATCACGGTCCGGTCAAGGCTCCCAGGAAGGTTCCCAGGTCGCCTTTTAAG GTTCTGGATGCGCCTGCGCTGCAAGATGATTTTTACCTGAATCTAGTGGATTGGTCTTCGCATAATGTCTTGGCTGTTGGTCTGGGTAACTGTGTTTATCTCTGGAATGCTTGTAGCAGCAAG GTTACTAAATTATGTGATTTGGGGATTGATGACCTCGTTTGTTCCGTAGGCTGGGCTCAACGTGGTACGCACCTTGCTGTTGGAACTAGCAATGGTAAAGTTCAG ATTTGGGATGCATCTCGTTGCAAGAAGATAAGGTCTATGGAGGGTCATCGGTTACGTGTTGGAGCCTTGGCCTGGAGTTCATCTCTTTTGTCTTCTGGCGGCAGGGATAAGAATATTTATCAAAGAGATATCCGTGCACAAGAAGATTTTGTCAGTAAACTGTCAGGGCACAAATCAGAG gTTTGTGGACTGAAGTGGTCTTACGATAACCGTGAGTTGGCATCTGGAGGAAATGACAACAGA ttGTTTGTATGGAATCAACACTCAACTCAGCCTGTCCTGAAGTACTGCGAACATACAGCAGCTGTTAAAGCTATTGCATGGTCTCCTCATCTTCATGGACTTCTTGCATCTGGGGGAGGAACTGCAGATCGATGCATACGTTTCTGGAATACAACCACCAACTCACACCTAAGCTGCATGGACACTGGAAGTCAG GTTTGCAATCTCGTCTGGTCTAAAAATGTCAACGAACTAGTAAGCACACATGGTTACTCCCAGAACCAGATAATTGTTTGGAGATACCCCACCATGTCAAAG CTGGCCACCCTTACTGGCCACACATACAGAGTTCTCTATCTTGCCATTTCTCCGGATGGACAG ACTATTGTAACTGGAGCTGGAGATGAAACACTTAGGTTCTGGAATGTATTTCCATCCCCTAAATCACAG AATACTGACAATGAAATCGGAGCATCATCTCTTGGAAGAACTATTATTAGGTGA